One window of the Hippocampus zosterae strain Florida chromosome 8, ASM2543408v3, whole genome shotgun sequence genome contains the following:
- the usp24 gene encoding ubiquitin carboxyl-terminal hydrolase 24 isoform X1 — translation METEEEQHITTLLCMGFPDPDVIRKALRLAKNDINEAVALLTNESPGLGYGYEPMESGPAPALSTNGDGETSGRTGTSGFDPPPAYHDVVDGERSNDENGNLSGGSMEFPTTNLYELESRVFTDHWSIPYKREESLGKCLIASTCLARHGLADADENCKRFVERCMPEAFKKLLTSNAVHKWGTEIHEGIYNMLMLLVELVAERVKQDPVPVNLMGVLAMAFNPDNEYHFKNRMKACQRNWAEVFGDEANMFAVSPSNTYQKEPHGWLVDLVNQFGELGGFTAIQSKLNAEEIEIACVSALVQPLGVCAEYLNSSLVQPMLDPVIHKMIKYVQNLEEKDLKDKRLVSIPDLLSAIKLLCMKFQREMVTVVDDLRLDTLLRMLKTPHFSTKMNSLKEVTKLIEDSTVAKTVKNAIDTDKLLDWLVENSVLSIALEGNIDQAQYCERIKGIIELLGSKLSLDELSKIWRIQAGQSSTVIENIHTIIAAAAVKFSFDQLTHLFVLIQKSWEVESDRVRQKLLSLIGRIGREARSETTTGKVLELLWELAHLPTLPTSLVQQALEEHLGILSDAYAVKETVKRSYIIKCIEDIKKTQEDPKGSDTQSSFLSGSWGKRKSLSLKASQPSSPQAVWVVPALRQLHEITRSFIKQTYQKQDKSIIQDLKKNFEIVKLITGSLVCCHRLAATAAGNGCLSGSTMVDGRYTYQEYLDGHLRFLAFFLQEASLYLVWNRAKEIWECLVSGPDVCELDREMCFEWFTKGQHDLESDVQQQLFKEKILKLEPYEITMNGFNLFKTFFENVNLCDHRLKRQGTQLCVERLDLAGMDFIWRIAMETPDEEIANEAIQLIITYSYTNLNPKMKKDSVSLHKKFIADCYKRLEAASSALGGPTLTHAVTRATKMLTATAMPTVATSVQSPSRSTKLVIIERLLLLAERYVITIEDMYSVPRTILPHGASFNGHPVTLHITYESTKDTFSLETHSNETIGSIRWKISEHLSCPVDNVQIFANDSVLTMNRDQKLLSQLGFSDEQSLTVKSSGTGTPSGSSESSASASSSSSSAVFNSAYALEQEKSLPGVVMALVCNVFEMLYQLANLDESRITLRVRKLLLLIPTDPEVQDALDNFVPKESSVWSHQKTLFTLGQGSGTRSPSMASKNQHQPSAASILESLFRSSAPGMSTFRVLYNLEVLSSKLMPTSDDEMAKTSSKSFCDNFLKAGGLSLVVNVMQRDSIPSEVDYETRQGVYSICLQLARFLLVGQSMPMALDEDVIRDGEALSSRPFRNAGRTGRQLSLCATPEKSSYRQMSLSERSSIRVEEIIPAARVAIQTMEVGDFTSTVACFMRLTWAAAAGRLDLVGSPQPIRETHCSLLSQGVRTRVSSTGSNCSSSSEGETTPTALHAGICVRQQSVSIKDAIIAREALSLLVTCLQLRCQQLSSFYNLPCVNDFIIDVLLGSPSGEIRRVACDQLYTLSQSDTSGFADVQKPNLFLLSVILTAQLPLWSPTSVMRGVNQRLLSQCTEYFDLRCQLLDDLTTSEMEASQVITATMLEDEISWLDNFEPSWSSEMETSEADNILLAGHLRLIKTLLSLCGKEKEHLGPSLIQQLLDDFLFRASRIIINTSNSTASPAPSHDFHPKCSTASSRLAAYEVLVMLADSSLSNLRLITRELLSMHHQSDPSLCKEFDYLPPVESRSVSGFVGLKNGGATCYMNAVFQQLYMQPGLPEAFLSIEDDTDQPDESVFYQVQSLFGHLMESKLQYYVPENFWKIFKMWNKELYVREQQDAYEFFTSLVDQLDEHLKKMGREQIFKNTFQGIFSDQKICKDCPHRYEREETFMALNLGVTSCQSLEISLDQFVRGEVLEGSNAYYCEKCKEKRTTVKRTCIKSLPSVLCIHLMRFGFDWESGRSIKYDEQIRFPWVLNMEPYTVSGMARQDCSGEGGEGRGDGTSGGSPRKKVTISENYELVGVVVHSGQAHAGHYYSFIKDRRGSSRGRWYKFNDNVVEEFDMNDETLEYECFGGEYRPKVYDQSNPYPDVRRRYWNAYMLFYQKISDQNSPVLPKKSRVSIMRQEAEDLTLSAPSSPDVSPQSSPRPPRANNDRLTLLTRLVRKGEKKGLFVEKMPASIYQMVRDENLKFMRNRDVYNSDYFNFTLSLASVNATKLKHADYQAMAKESLQLAVHFLFHTYLHTKKKLRVDTEEWMATVEVLLSKSSTACQWMIQYLVGPEGREMTRICLLECSMREVRVVVASILEKTLESALHFADPGLDGLTDGLLSLLDKDVPENVKNCSQYFSLFSNFSQKGGDACQLLLKHSAYHRMLLFLLGPNRQNNQNRRWSPAQAREFLHLHSTLALITMHSDLDSQRTHAPDGFSLRVGSIPSSASLLPLHSDILTTVFTPEGQPYLLEVMFAMRELSGPLTPLIDMVTYCSYCNEPFSLGILQLLKTQLETAPPHELKNIFHMLQELLVVEDPLQSQRLKYAFESEKGLLALMHQSNNVDSRRCYQCVKFLVTLAQKCAPAKDYFKDLSGHWSWAVQWLQKKMTEHYWTPQSNVSNETSTNKSFQRTISAQDTLAYATALLNEKEQSGSSNGSDGSPANENAERSLRQGSESPMMLGDSKSDLEDVDP, via the exons ATGGAGACCGAAGAGGAACAGCACATCACCACGCTCCTCTGCATGGGCTTCCCGGATCCCGACGTGATTAGGAAGGCGCTCCGCTTGGCCAAGAACGACATCAACGAGGCGGTCGCCCTTCTGACCAACGAAAGCCCGGGGCTCGGCTACGGATATGAGCCCATGGAGAGCGGGCCTGCCCCCGCCTTGAGTACGAACGGCGACGGGGAGACGAGCGGGAGAACGGGGACGAGCGGCTTCGACCCTCCGCCCGCTTACCACGATGTCGTGGACGGGGAG aggaGCAATGATGAGAACGGAAACCTCTCCGGCGGCAGCATGGAGTTCCCCACCACCAACCTGTACGAGCTGGAGAGCCGAGTGTTCACCGACCACTGGTCCATTCCGTACAAGAGGGAGGAGTCACTGGGCAAATGCCTCATCGCCTCGACGTGCCTCGCCCGGCACG GCCTCGCAGACGCCGACGAGAACTGCAAGAGGTTCGTGGAGCGCTGCATGCCGGAGGCCTTTAAAAAG TTGCTGACCAGCAACGCCGTACATAAGTGGGGCACCGAGATCCACGAGGGAATCTACAACATGCTGATGCTGCTGGTGGAACTGGTGGCCGAGCGAGTCAAGCAGGACCCGGTTCCCGTCAACCTCATGGGTGTCTTGGCGATG GCCTTCAACCCCGACAACGAGTACCATTTTAAGAACCGGATGAAGGCGTGTCAGAGGAACTGGGCTGAAGTGTTTGGAGATGAGGCCAACATGTTTGCTGTTTCTCCAAGCAACACCTATCAGAAA GAGCCTCACGGTTGGCTGGTGGATTTAGTCAATCAA TTCGGTGAGTTGGGAGGATTCACCGCCATCCAGTCGAAGCTCAACGCGGAGGAGATTGAAATCGCC TGTGTCTCCGCATTAGTGCAGCCTCTCGGCGTTTGTGCTGAATACCTCAACTCCAGCCTTGTCCAG CCCATGCTTGATCCAGTCATCCATAAGATGATCAAATATGTACAGAACCTGGAGGAAAAGGACCTCAAAGACAAG CGGCTGGTGAGCATCCCCGACCTGCTGTCGGCCATCAAGCTTTTGTGTATGAAGTTCCAGAGAGAGATGGTCACGGTGGTGGATGACCTGCGGCTTGACACGTTGCTACGCATGCTCAAAACCCCCCATTTCTCCACCAAGATGAACTCCCTCAAAGAG GTGACAAAATTAATAGAGGACAGCACGGTGGCAAAGACTGTGAAGAATGCCATCGATACCGATAAACTGCTCGATTGGCTTGTGGAGAACTCCGTGCTGTCAATAGCGCTCGAGG GCAATATTGACCAAGCTCAGTACTGTGAGAGAATAAAAGGAATCATTGAGCTGCTGGGAAGTAAACTCTCCCTGGATGAACTGTCCAAGATCTGGAGGATACAG GCCGGCCAATCTTCAACCGTGATCGAAAACATTCACACAAtcatcgccgccgccgcggtCAAGTTCAGCTTCGATCAGCTCACGCACCTTTTCGTGCTCATCCAGAAG AGCTGGGAGGTGGAGAGCGATCGCGTCAGGCAGAAGCTGCTCAGTCTGATCGGGAGGATTGGCAGGGAGGCGCGCTCTGAAACCACCACCGGCAAG GTGCTGGAGTTGCTTTGGGAGTTGGCACACCTCCCCACGCTGCCCACCAGTCTGGTTCAGCAGGCGCTGGAGGAGCACCTGGGGATCTTGAGCGACGCCTACGCCGTCAAGGAGACCGTCAAACGCAGCTACATCATTAAATGCATCGAGGACATTAAgaag ACTCAAGAGGACCCAAAAGGCAGCGACACTCAAAGTTCATTTCTGTCTGGTTCTTGGGGAAAGAGGAAATCTCTGTCGCTGAAA GCTTCTCAACCGAGCAGCCCTCAGGCGGTTTGGGTGGTGCCTGCCCTGCGTCAGTTGCATGAGATCACTCGCTCCTTCATCAAGCAGACCTACCAAAAGCAAGACAAg AGCATCATCCAGGACCTGAAGAAGAACTTTGAGATTGTCAAGCTGATCACGGGTTCCCTCGTTTGCTGCCATCGGctcgcggcgacggcggcgggaaACGGTTGCCTCTCCGGCTCCACCATGGTGGACGGAAGATACACCTATCAGGAG TATCTGGATGGCCACCTGCGCTTTCTGGCCTTCTTCCTCCAGGAGGCCAGCCTCTACCTGGTCTGGAACAGGGCCAAGGAGATCTGGGAGTGCCTGGTGTCCGGCCCGGATGTTTGTGAGCTGGACCGTGAG ATGTGTTTCGAGTGGTTCACCAAAGGCCAGCATGATCTCGAGAGCGACGTTCAGCAGCAGCTCTTCAAGGAGAAGATACTGAAACTGGAGCCGTATGAGATTACAATGAACG GTTTCAACCTGTTTAAGACCTTCTTTGAGAACGTCAATCTGTGTGATCATCGACTGAAACGCCAAGGAACTCAGCTG TGTGTGGAACGTCTCGACCTGGCAGGGATGGACTTTATCTGGCGCATCGCCATGGAAACCCCTGATGAGGAGATAGCCAATGAAGCAATTCAGCTCATTATTACATACAGCTACACCAACCTTAACCCCAAGATGAAGAAG GATTCAGTATCTTTGCACAAAAAATTCATCGCCGATTGTTATAAGAGACTAGAG GCAGCCAGTTCGGCTTTGGGCGGCCCTACTTTGACGCACGCTGTTACTCGAGCGACCAAGATGCTAACCGCCACCGCCATGCCCACGGTGGCCACATCTGTCCAATCACCTTCCAG ATCCACTAAATTGGTCATCATCGAAAGGCTGCTGTTATTGGCTGAGCGCTATGTTATCACTATAGAG GATATGTACTCGGTTCCTCGCACTATACTACCTCACGGGGCTTCGTTCAACGGACACCCCGTCACTCTTCACATCACCTATGAGTCAACCAAAGACACGTTCAGCTTAGAG ACCCACAGTAATGAGACGATAGGAAGCATCCGGTGGAAGATATCAGAGCACTTGAGCTGCCCGGTGGATAATGTCCAGATCTTTGCCAATGATAGTGTG TTGACCATGAATCGGGACCAAAAACTGCTGTCCCAGCTCGGCTTTAGCGACGAGCAGAGCCTTACTGTGAAGAGCTCGGGCACAGGGACGCCGTCGGGCAGCTCCGAGTCGTCTGCCTCAGCGTCCAGCAGTTCCAGCTCGGCCGTCTTCAACTCCGCTTACGCCCTCGAGCAG GAGAAGTCTCTGCCTGGTGTTGTTATGGCGCTGGTGTGCAATGTATTTGAGATGCTTTACCAGCTGGCTAACTTGGATGAAAGCAG AATCACACTGCGTGTAAGAAAGCTGCTCCTCCTGATCCCAACAGATCCCGAGGTGCAGGACGCTCTTGACAATTTTGTCCCCAAAGAATCCAGCGTATGGAGCCATCAG AAGACGTTGTTCACCCTTGGCCAGGGGAGCGGCACTCGCTCACCATCTATGGCGTCCAAAAATCAACACCAGCCCAGCGCCGCTTCCATCCTGGAGTCCTTGTTTCGGTCCTCCGCCCCCGGCATGTCCACCTTTAGAGTGCTCTACAACCTGGAG GTGCTAAGTTCCAAACTTATGCCCACATCTGATGATGAGATGGCTAAAACCAGCAGCAAGTCCTTCTGTGACAACTTCCTCAAAGCAGGAGGCCTCAG TCTGGTGGTAAATGTTATGCAGAGAGACTCCATCCCATCAGAGGTGGACTATGAGACCCGACAAGGCGTCTACTCCATCTGTCTTCAGTTGGCCAG ATTCCTTCTGGTTGGCCAAAGCATGCCCATGGCACTGGATGAGGACGTCATCCGTGACGGCGAGGCGCTGTCGTCCCGCCCGTTCCGCAACGCGGGCCGCACTGGCCGCCAGCTCTCTCTTTGTGCGACGCCGGAGAAGTCCTCCTACAGGCAGATGTCGCTGTCTGAACGCTCGTCCATCAGAGTGGAGGAGATCATACCCGCTGCTCGTGTGGCTATTCAG ACCATGGAGGTCGGCGACTTCACCTCCACTGTGGCCTGTTTCATGCGACTGacctgggcggcggcggcggggcgaCTGGATCTTGTCGGCAGCCCGCAGCCCATCAGAGAGACCCATTGCTCGCTTCTATCTCAGGGAGTGCGCACGAGAGTCAGCAGCACAG GAAGCAATTGCAGCTCCAGCAGCGAGGGAGAGACGACGCCAACCGCTCTGCACGCAGGCATTTGCGTCCGGCAGCAGAGCGTCTCCATAAAAGATGCCATTATTGCTCGCGAGGCTCTGTCGCTCCTGGTCACCTGCCTGCAGCTGCGCTGTCAACAGCTGT CCTCTTTTTACAACCTCCCCTGTGTCAACGACTTCATTATTGATGTGCTGCTGGGATCTCCCAGCGGAGAG ATCCGCCGTGTGGCCTGTGACCAGCTGTACACTCTTAGCCAGTCGGACACATCAGGCTTTGCTGACGTGCAGAAACCCAACTTGTTCCTGCTCTCGGTCATCCTCACTGCTCAGCTGCCCCTGTGGAGTCCCACGTCGGTGATGAGGGGAGTCAACCAGAG ATTGTTGTCCCAGTGCACGGAATACTTTGACCTGAGATGTCAGTTACTGGATGATCTAACAA CTTCAGAGATGGAGGCGTCGCAAGTTATCACCGCCACCATGCTGGAGGACGAAATCTCTTGGCTGGACAACTTCGAGCCCAGCTGGAGCTCGGAGATGGAGACCAGCGAGGCGGACAACATCCTCCTGGCAGGACACCTGCGACTCATCAAGACCTTGCTGTCGCTTTGCGGCAAGGAAAAAGAACATCTCG GCCCATCGCTGATCCAGCAGCTGTTGGATGACTTCCTGTTCCGAGCATCGCGCATCATTATCAACACCTCCAACTCCACCGCGTCCCCGGCCCCCAGCCACGATTTCCACCCCAA GTGCAGCACAGCCAGCAGCCGTTTGGCGGCCTACGAAGTCCTGGTGATGCTCGCCGACAGCTCCCTTTCCAACTTGCGACTGATCACCCGAGAGTTGCTCTCCATGCACCACCAGTCTGACCCGTCGCTCTGTAAAGAGTTTGAT TACCTTCCCCCTGTAGAGAGCCGCTCGGTTTCGGGTTTTGTGGGCCTGAAGAACGGTGGAGCCACGTGTTACATGAATGCTGTTTTCCAGCAGCTATACATGCAGCCGGGCTTACCAGAG GCGTTCCTGTCCATTGAGGATGACACGGACCAGCCCGATGAGAGCGTCTTCTACCAAGTTCAGTCTTTGTTTGGTCACCTGATGGAGAGCAAACTGCAGTACTATGTCCCGGAGAACTTCTGGAAG ATCTTCAAGATGTGGAACAAAGAGTTGTACGTACGAGAGCAGCAGGACGCGTATGAATTCTTCACCAGCTTGGTGGACCAGCTTGATGAACACCTCAAG AAAATGGGCCGAGAGCAAAtcttcaaaaacacatttcagggCATCTTTTCCGACCAAAAAATCTGCAAAGACTGTCCTCATCG GTACGAGCGTGAAGAGACGTTCATGGCGCTCAACCTCGGCGTGACGTCCTGCCAGAGTCTCGAGATCTCACTGGACCAGTTCGTCCGAGGGGAAGTTCTGGAGGGTAGCAACGCTTACTACTGTGAGAAATGCAAGGAAAAG AGGACCACTGTAAAGAGGACGTGCATCAAATCGCTTCCCAGCGTTCTCTGCATTCATCTCATGCGCTTCGGCTTCGACTGGGAAAGCGGACGCTCCATCAAATACGACGAACAGATTAGG TTCCCCTGGGTGCTGAACATGGAGCCGTACACCGTGTCCGGCATGGCGCGTCAGGACTGCAGCGGGGAGGGCGGCGAGGGGCGAGGCGATGGCACGTCCGGAGGCTCGCCCAGGAAGAAGGTCACCATTTCGGAGAACTACGAACTAGTTGGCGTGGTGGTCCACAGCGGGCAGGCGCACGCCGGCCACTACTACTCCTTTATTAAAGATAGACG CGGCAGCTCACGTGGACGTTGGTACAAGTTCAACGACAACGTGGTCGAGGAGTTTGACATGAACGACGAAACCCTGGAGTACGAGTGCTTCGGAGGAGAGTACCGGCCCAAAGTTTACGATCAAT CAAACCCCTACCCTGACGTGAGGAGGAGATACTGGAATGCCTACATGTTGTTTTATCAGAAAATCAGCGATCAAAACTCACCCGTCCTGCCCAAAAAAAGTAGAGTCAGCATCATGAGGCAGGAAGCAGAGGATCTCACCCT GTCTGCGCCCTCCTCACCCGACGTCTCGCCGCAGTCGTCCCCTCGCCCGCCCAGGGCCAACAACGACCGCCTCACCCTGCTCACCCGCCTGGTCCGCAAGGGCGAGAAGAAGGGCCTGTTTGTGGAGAAGATGCCCGCCAGCATCTACCAG ATGGTGAGGGACGAGAATCTCAAGTTCATGAGGAACAGAGACGTCTACAACAGCGACTACTTCAACTTCACGCTCTCGCTGGCCTCTGTCAATGCA ACCAAGCTGAAGCACGCCGATTACCAAGCCATGGCTAAAGAAAGTCTCCAACTGGCCGTCCATTTCCTCTTCCACACCTACCTCCACACCAAAAAGAAGCTGCG TGTGGACACGGAGGAGTGGATGGCTACGGTGGAAGTCTTGCTGTCAAAAAGCAGCACCGCCTGCCAGTGGATGATTCAGTACCTGGTTGGACCAGAGGGGCGGGAGATGACCAG GATTTGCCTGTTGGAGTGTAGCATGAGGGAAGTTCGGGTGGTGGTGGCCTCCATCCTGGAGAAGACCTTGGAGAGCGCGCTGCACTTTGCTGACCCGGGTCTAGACGGCCTGACCGACGGCCTGCTCTCGCTGCTGGACAAAGATGTTCCGGAAAACGTGAAGAATTGCTCACAGTACTTCAGCCTCTTCAGTAATTTCTCTCAAAAG GGTGGTGACGCTTGTCAACTGTTGTTGAAACACTCGGCCTATCACCGGATGCTCCTTTTCCTTCTGGGACCCAATCGCCAAAACAACCAG AACCGGCGGTGGAGTCCGGCCCAGGCTCGGGAGTTTCTCCACCTTCATAGCACTCTGGCGCTCATCACAATGCACTCGGACCTCGATTCCCAGCGGACGCACG CTCCAGACGGGTTCAGCCTGCGTGTCGGCAGCATCCCGTCCTCCGCGTCACTCCTGCCCCTCCATTCAGACATCCTGACAACCGTCTTCACCCCAGAGGGACAACCCTACCTTCTCGAG GTGATGTTCGCCATGAGAGAGTTGTCGGGTCCCTTGACGCCGCTCATCGACATGGTGACCTACTGCTCCTACTGCAACGAGCCTTTCTCCTTGGGGATACTGCAGCTCCTCAAG ACGCAGCTGGAGACGGCGCCGCCTCACGAGTTGAAGAACATCTTTCACATGCTGCAGGAGCTTCTG GTCGTGGAGGATCCTCTGCAGTCCCAGAGGCTCAAGTATGCCTTTGAGTCGGAGAAAGGCCTGCTGG CTTTGATGCACCAGAGCAACAACGTGGACAGCAGACGTTGCTACCAGTGTGTGAAGTTCTTGGTCACGTTGGCCCAGAA GTGTGCTCCAGCCAAGGATTATTTCAAGGACCTGTCTGGTCACTGGAGCTGGGCAGTGCAGTGGCTCCAGAAGAAG ATGACCGAACATTATTGGACGCCGCAGAGTAACGTGTCCAATGAGACGTCCACCAATAAGAGCTTCCAGCGCACCATTTCGGCGCAG GACACGCTGGCTTACGCGACGGCCTTGTTGAACGAGAAGGAGCAGTCGGGCAGCAGCAACGGCTCCGACGGAAGCCCCGCCAACGAGAACGCCGAACGCAGCCTAAGACAG GGCTCCGAATCTCCCATGATGCTCGGCGATTCCAAGAGCGACCTGGAGGATGTGGACCCTTAA